In Terriglobales bacterium, the genomic stretch TGGCAGCTCTGCGCAATTGGCACTTCTCCCCCGCCACCGAAGACGGAATCGCGATTGCCTCGCAGCATGACGTTTACTTTCATTTTGGCAGGCGGCCAGCGACAAACAGATGAGGTAAGCCTCCCGTCGCGGTCCCAGCCTGAGAGAGCCGGGACCGCGAAGCGAGAGGGTTAAGCTGATGTTAGGCCGCGACGAAGAGTGTGGTACCGCGGCGGTTCACCAGCAACAGAGGTTCCTTGCCGGCCTTGCGCACCGCCTCCTGGAACTCGGAGACGTTCTTCACAGACTGGCGATTCACCTCCTGAATCACATCGCCTTTGCGGAGCCCGGAATCGGCTGCCGGACTGGACGGGCTGATATCCGTCACCACCACGCCCCTGGTCTCCGCTGGCAGTCCCAGTTGTTCCGCTGTACGTGGAGTAAGGTTGGCAACCTGCACTCCTTCCAGCACGCCTCCCAGGCCGCCATTTTGACTGTTCTCCTTCGCCTGCTGCGTCGGCATCTCGGCGAGTTTTACGGTCACGTCACGCGCATTGCCGTTCCGCAGGGTTTGCAGGTTTACTTCTGATCCAGGCTGCATCATGGAAATTCCCATGCGCAGCTGATTGCTATCGCTGATCGGCTTGCCATTCACAGACAAAAGGATGTCTCCACGCTGCAGGCCTGCTTCTTGCGCCGGGCTTCCCGGGCTTACATCGCTGATCACAACTCCCTTGGCTTCTTTTTCACCGAAAGCTTTGGCGATTGGCGGTGTTACATCCTGGGGCACGATTCCCAGGTATGCCCGCGTCACTTTTCCATTCTTTAGGATCTGATCCATCACCTCGCGAGCCAGGTTGATCGGCACCGCGAACCCAATGCCCTGACTTCCGCCTGAGCCTCCCGTCAGGATCGCGGTATTGATTCCGACCAGCTCCCCACGATCATTGATCAGTGCTCCGCCGGAATTGCCGGGGTTGATCGGCGCATCGGTCTGGATGAAGTCTTCATAGTCTTCAATTCCCAGGCCGCCGCGTCCGGTAGCACTGATAATTCCCATGGTGACGGTCTGCCCCACTCCGAAAGGATTTCCCACCGCTAGCGCATAATCGCCAACTTGCACTTTGCTGGAATCGCCGATCGTGATCGCCGGCAATTTGTTTCCGTCGTCGATCTTGAGCACGGCAACGTCGGTTTTGGGATCGGTGCCCACGACCCTGGCTTTCACTTCGCGCTTGTCGGACAGCGTCACTCGCACATCGGTTGCGCCATCAACCACGTGGTTATTCGTGAGCACATATCCTTCCGGGCTCACAATCACTCCCGAACCCAGGCTCTTCTCGCGGCGCTCGCGCGGAATGTTGAACCGGTCGCCGAAATCATCCCCGAAGAACTGCCGGAAAAATGGGTCCATGGGGATTTGCGAAGACTGCGCCGGAGTCTTCACCACTTTGGAGGACGAAATGTTAACCACCGTCGGCAGCACAGCCTTCACCACGGGAGCAAAGCTGGTCTTGCTCAGCCCCTCGTTGGGATCGGCCAGCTTCAAAGTGGCGGGAGGGTTATTGCTAAAGAGCTTTTGGCTGGCCCGGGCTGCTTCCAGTCCGGCCAGGCTTAGAACCAAAACTAAAGCCAGCACGCCTGGCTTGGATTTCACCCAAGAGCGGATCTGATTCATGCTTCTTCCTTTGCAAGCGTCGCCCGGCTACCCTCTCGCGGCCGCTTAGGCCAGGCCGCGCACGGTCATATCAAGACCGAGGGGTTGCACCAGGTTGGTATCGCTGATACATGAATACAGACGCGCTATCCCGCGAATGGATAGTCCCCAAAGGTGGGGATTTCGTCCCCCGGTGAATGGGTAGGCTGGGCCTAGGTAATGTGGCTGGGGGAGAAGTGGCGTAGACGCTCCTGGACGCGCCCCTTCACGCAATGATCCCCTTCCGCACCGCGTAGAGGATCAGCTCCGGCACTCCCCGCAGATTCAGCTTCTCCATGATGTTCGCGCGATGCGTTTCGACGGTGTACACACTCAGGTTAAGCAGGTTGGCTACATCTTTATTGGACTTCCCTTCCGCTACCAGTTGCAGAATCTCGCGTTCCCGTGGAGTGAGCAGTTCGTAGGAGTCTTCCACCCCTGACCGCTGCAGCTTGCGCATGTAATCATCTAGCAGCACCTTGCTGACTGCCGGACTGAAGAAGCTTTTTGCCTCCGTAACCGCGTGCACGGCGCGAATCAGTTCCGATTCCGCGGAATCCTTCAGCAGATAGCCTCGCGCACCCGCCTTCAGCGCCCGCAGCACGTAGCTCTCGTCCGAGTGCATGCTCAGCATCACCAACGCTGGAGCCGGGTCCGTCTGAGCAATCTGATGTGCCGCCTCAATGCCGTTGAGATTTGGCATCCCAATGTCGAGTACGACGACATCCGGCTTGAGCGATTTTGCCAGCGCCACCGCTTGCCGCCCGTCGTCAGCTTCGCCGACCACCGTCATGTCCTGCTGCTGCTCGATCAGAAGTTTGAGGCCGCTACGCATCAACTTATGATCGTCGGCCAGCAGGATGCGAATCCTCCTCATACCCTGCGCGCACCTCTTCCCGGTCTAACGGCAAGTCTGCCTTCATCGACGTTCCCTTTCCCGGCTGCGAATCGATCGTAAGGCTTCCCCTCAGTCGCTTCACGCGCTCCTCCATCCCCACCAGGCCCATACCCCGAACCCGATCCGACTCGAAGCCCCGGCCGTTGTCGTTCACTTCGACCACAATGCGATCTCTCGCTTGTCGAACGTTCACGGTCGCATTTTTGGCGCCGGCATGCTGGGATGCATTGTTCAGCGCTTCCTGGACCAGACGGTAGATGCAGATCCTGTATTCATCCGGGAGCTTTTCCGAAACGCCCTCGGAATGGACCTCCACCTCCATCTCGCCCCGTCGCGACATTTCGCGCGCCTGCCACTCCAGAGCGGGAACTAACCCAAGATCATCCAGCATCGACGGACGCAACAGCAGGGCAATGTCTCGCACCGTCTTTACCGTTTGTTCGGCTACTGATCGAATGCGCTGCACTTGCTGCTGCATCGCTCCATTCTCCGACGGCACCATCGCCGATAGCCGCCCCACATCCACCAGTAACGCGCCCAGCGATTGCCCGACTTCATCGTGCAATTCCCGCGATATCGCCCGCCGTTCTTCTTCCTGTGCATCTACCAGCCGCGCCGAGAGCTCGCGCAGATTCCGGCGGCTCTCTTCCAGTTCGCGGTATCGCTCGCGTCCTTGCCGCTCGAGGCGCAGGATGTATGCAATGCTGGCGAACGATAGCAACAGCCCTGCGCCCAGCGCCAGGGCCAGCATCCATCCCAGCTTCTTCTGCAATTGGTCCGATCTGGCGAGCAATGCCCGGTCGGCCGCGTCCAGCCGTTCCCGGTTCAACAGGGCGATCTGCTGCGAGATCTGCAAGATGCTCAGCCGGCGGGGAACGATCTCCTCTACGATGAACCGCCGTGCGCGCTCGGGTTGTGACCGCGGATTCCATGTTTCCAACGAGGCAAGCGCATGGTCTTCTTCCCCGAACTGCTTTTCCAGTTCGTTGAGCAGGCGTTGCTCTTCAGGCTCGCGATCCGGCGGATAAGCATGCAACGCAGAATGTATCTCTGCGACACGATTCGCCATATCTGTCGCTGCCCGATCTGTTTCCGCAGGCTGACTGCTCAGCAGATATTGCTCAACTCGATTGTTGTAGACATGAACCGAAAGAACCACGGTGGAAATCGCCTGGCTGCGCGCCAGGAACTGCCGCCCCACCTGCTGCTGCAACCGGTGCAATTCGCCTAATGAGTAAAGTGCGCCCAACCCGGCCGCGACCATCAGAATCAGCAAGCCGCCAAAGCCAGCCAACAAAATCGTCCGCAACCTTCGTGCCGACCAGCCGAATTCGACTTCCCCGCCCTCCTCGGGTTTTGTTGCAGCAGCATTCAAAGATTTCATCGTTCCACAGAATAGAACATCATCTCTCACAAGCTCAGATGCCCAGGCTGAACGCGAGGACGCACCACTCCCCGTGAGATGAGCGTACTCTCCTGTTCCGATACACTTGTCCTAAGGACCCGGGTGGATGGCACTAAAATCTTCACAAGGAGCGTCATGAAACCTGCGCTGAAAGCCGTCATTGTGATCGCCATTGTTTCAATCGCTGTTGCTCTCTTGGCTCAGAGCACTCCGCAAACCGTGCCCGTGCGCACCGTGATTCGGGTCGAGAGCAAGGAGCCCACCCCACCCGAGCTCAGCCGCCAGGACGTCATGGTTCGTCAGGGCAAAGACCGCCTTCAAGTCACCGGCCTGATCTCAGCCAAAGCCGGCTCAGCCGCTAGCGGCCTCGACCTCTACATCCTTATCGACGATGGTACACAAACCTCGTTGGGCCTCCATCTCGACGAACTGCGGGAGTTCATCACCTCGCAGCCGGCAAATACTCAGGTGGCCGTGGGATATATGCGAAACGGCACGGTCAATGTCGCCCAAGCCTTGACTACCGATCATGCCGCAGCCGCCAAGTCCATTCGTCTGCCCCTCGGCTACGTCGGAGCCGGCGGCAGCCCGTATCTCTCGCTGATGTCTCTGCTCAAGCAGTGGCCAGGTCAGAATGCCCGGCGCGCCATCCTCATGGTCAGCGATGGCATCGATCGCTTCCGCGGAGACTTCGGGCCTTTGGCGCCATTCAGCCCCGACCTCTACACCGCCAGCGACCTCGCCCAGCGCGCCGGGGTCGAAATTTATTCCATTTTCTTCCGCAGCGGCGGTCACCTGGGCCACAACTACTGGGAGCTGAATCGTGGCCAGAACAGCCTGGCGAAACTCGCTGAAGATACTGCTGGCGAATCGTTCTATTTGGGACTCGACAATCCGGTCGACTTTCAACCTTATCTCAAGGAAATGCAGACCGATCTCGAGAACCAGTACATCCTCGCGTTTCTCGCCAAGCCAAAACCCAAAGCCGGCCTGCAACGCGTGAAGATATTCACGGAAGTCCCCAAGGTCGAAATCGTCGCTCCTAATGGCGTGTGGGTGCCGGCTATGGTGAGATGAATGTGTGGCGCGGACACTCCGGTCCGCGTTCTTAGAAAGATAAAGAGGGGGTGCCCCGGTGCCCCACCCTTCCGCCCTCTTTTGGCGGAGGGTGGGAGAGACAGAGCGAGACACGCCATCCCGCACTAAAATAACTCTCCTATGCCCAAAATCACCCCATTCCTCTGGTTCGATAATCAAGCCGAAGAAGCAGCCAATCTCTATGTCTCAATTTTCCCCAACTCAAAAATCCTCAACATTACTCGTTACGGAGACGCAGGTCCCGGTCCCAAAGGCAGCGTTATGACCGTGGTGTTTCAGCTCGACGGCAGGGAGTTCATCGCTTTGAACGGTGGCCCCCACTTCAAATTCACCGAGGCCATTTCATTCTCAATCGACTGCAAGACCCAGCAGGAAGTCGATGAATACTGGGAAAAGCTCTCTCGCGGTGGGCAAGAGGGCCCATGCGGCTGGCTCAAAGACAAATATGGCTTATCGTGGCAAATCGTGCCCGCCAAACTCGGCGAACTGCTCAGTGATCCCGATCCCCAGAAATCGAAACGGATCATGGAAGCCATGTTCAAAATGAAAAAGCTGGATATCGCAGCATTGCAGCAAGCGCGCGAGCAGCAATAACGTTGGTTGCTCAGCGGCAAGGATGACAACTCCAAGAGGAAATCCATGATTCGCAAACTAGCCCTCTGTCTGTTTCTGATCTCCACCTTCCTTCTCTCGCAGTCCACCACGTCTGCGCAATTCGACGGCAAGAGCTGGTGGGGATACGTGAAAGTCCTTGCCGGCGACGATATGGAAGGCCGCGAGACCGGCAGTGAAGGACTGCGCAAGGCATCCGCCTTCGTGATCGATCAGCTCAAGAAGAATGGTCTCGAGCCCGCCGGCAACGACGGCTTCTATCAGCCGGTGAAGCTGCGCTCGCGCCAGATCGTGGAAGATCAATCCAGCCTGGCTCTGGTACGCAACGGCAAAACCCAGCCGCTGGTCCTCGGCGATGATGCCATGTTCAGCACTCGCGTCGAACTGGCGCCCAATGTGGAAGCGCCCCTGGTCTTTGTCGGCTATGGCCTGCGCGTGCCGGAAATGCAGTACGACGACCTTGCCGGCCTCGACCTGAAAGGCAAAGTCGCCGTTCTTCTCGTGGGATCACCCGAGCAGATGCCCAGCGCCCTGGCCTCTCACTATCAGTCTCTCGGCGAACGCTGGAAGGGCTTCGAGCAGGCCGGCGTGATCGGCATCATCACCATTCAAAATCCCGCCGCTATGGATATTCCCTGGGAGCGGCAACGCCTGGCCCGCACTCGTCCCAGCATGAGCCTCGCGGATCCTGCGCTGGATGACGCGGCCGGCGAGAAACTCGCCGTGATCTTCAATCCCGCTCGCGCGCAGAAGCTCTTCGAGGGAACCGGTCACAGCTTCGACGAGATCGCGGCTCTCGGCAAGAATCGCAAACCACTCCCTCACTTTGCCTTGAACGCAACGATCAAGGCCCATGCCACCATGAACACGAAGGAAGTCGATTCCGCCAACATTGTTGCCAAGCTCCCCGGCTCCGATCCTGCGCTGAAAAATGAGTACGTGGTGCTTTCGGCCCACCTCGATCATCTCGGCATCGGCGAACCAATTCATGGCGACCCCATCTACAACGGCGCCATGGATAACGCTT encodes the following:
- a CDS encoding DegQ family serine endoprotease; amino-acid sequence: MNQIRSWVKSKPGVLALVLVLSLAGLEAARASQKLFSNNPPATLKLADPNEGLSKTSFAPVVKAVLPTVVNISSSKVVKTPAQSSQIPMDPFFRQFFGDDFGDRFNIPRERREKSLGSGVIVSPEGYVLTNNHVVDGATDVRVTLSDKREVKARVVGTDPKTDVAVLKIDDGNKLPAITIGDSSKVQVGDYALAVGNPFGVGQTVTMGIISATGRGGLGIEDYEDFIQTDAPINPGNSGGALINDRGELVGINTAILTGGSGGSQGIGFAVPINLAREVMDQILKNGKVTRAYLGIVPQDVTPPIAKAFGEKEAKGVVISDVSPGSPAQEAGLQRGDILLSVNGKPISDSNQLRMGISMMQPGSEVNLQTLRNGNARDVTVKLAEMPTQQAKENSQNGGLGGVLEGVQVANLTPRTAEQLGLPAETRGVVVTDISPSSPAADSGLRKGDVIQEVNRQSVKNVSEFQEAVRKAGKEPLLLVNRRGTTLFVAA
- a CDS encoding response regulator transcription factor, coding for MRRIRILLADDHKLMRSGLKLLIEQQQDMTVVGEADDGRQAVALAKSLKPDVVVLDIGMPNLNGIEAAHQIAQTDPAPALVMLSMHSDESYVLRALKAGARGYLLKDSAESELIRAVHAVTEAKSFFSPAVSKVLLDDYMRKLQRSGVEDSYELLTPREREILQLVAEGKSNKDVANLLNLSVYTVETHRANIMEKLNLRGVPELILYAVRKGIIA
- a CDS encoding sensor histidine kinase; translation: MNAAATKPEEGGEVEFGWSARRLRTILLAGFGGLLILMVAAGLGALYSLGELHRLQQQVGRQFLARSQAISTVVLSVHVYNNRVEQYLLSSQPAETDRAATDMANRVAEIHSALHAYPPDREPEEQRLLNELEKQFGEEDHALASLETWNPRSQPERARRFIVEEIVPRRLSILQISQQIALLNRERLDAADRALLARSDQLQKKLGWMLALALGAGLLLSFASIAYILRLERQGRERYRELEESRRNLRELSARLVDAQEEERRAISRELHDEVGQSLGALLVDVGRLSAMVPSENGAMQQQVQRIRSVAEQTVKTVRDIALLLRPSMLDDLGLVPALEWQAREMSRRGEMEVEVHSEGVSEKLPDEYRICIYRLVQEALNNASQHAGAKNATVNVRQARDRIVVEVNDNGRGFESDRVRGMGLVGMEERVKRLRGSLTIDSQPGKGTSMKADLPLDREEVRAGYEEDSHPAGRRS
- a CDS encoding VOC family protein, with the protein product MPKITPFLWFDNQAEEAANLYVSIFPNSKILNITRYGDAGPGPKGSVMTVVFQLDGREFIALNGGPHFKFTEAISFSIDCKTQQEVDEYWEKLSRGGQEGPCGWLKDKYGLSWQIVPAKLGELLSDPDPQKSKRIMEAMFKMKKLDIAALQQAREQQ
- a CDS encoding M28 family metallopeptidase, coding for MIRKLALCLFLISTFLLSQSTTSAQFDGKSWWGYVKVLAGDDMEGRETGSEGLRKASAFVIDQLKKNGLEPAGNDGFYQPVKLRSRQIVEDQSSLALVRNGKTQPLVLGDDAMFSTRVELAPNVEAPLVFVGYGLRVPEMQYDDLAGLDLKGKVAVLLVGSPEQMPSALASHYQSLGERWKGFEQAGVIGIITIQNPAAMDIPWERQRLARTRPSMSLADPALDDAAGEKLAVIFNPARAQKLFEGTGHSFDEIAALGKNRKPLPHFALNATIKAHATMNTKEVDSANIVAKLPGSDPALKNEYVVLSAHLDHLGIGEPIHGDPIYNGAMDNASGSAVLLDTAASLKRSSEKMKRSVLFLFLTAEEKGLLGSKYFAAHPTAPAESMIANINIDMFLPIFPLKLLTVYGLAESDLGDVTREVAQSQGLRVQPDPEPLRNAFIRSDQYNFIRHGIPAVAMKVGFEKGSPEEKLEHAWLTERYHAPSDDLDQPVDLAAAGKYEDVISALLITVSNSDRRPQWKQDSFFRRFAEHNRAGGSR